Proteins co-encoded in one Thermoflexus sp. genomic window:
- the polX gene encoding DNA polymerase/3'-5' exonuclease PolX, whose amino-acid sequence MERRWTNQEIAQIFENIADMLEIQGEIPYKVMAYRRAAENIAALGRDIYDLWQEGALRTIPGVGEAIEEKIDQLLRTGRLELYERLKSEIPQSLLEMRQIPDMGPKRIKAVWEKLGITTVEELEEAARAGKLRSLPGFGAKLESKILAGIEAVKRRKIAGRVPLGVAWPLAHEILSALREVPGVQQLAAAGSFRRMKDTIGDLDFLVAADNPDAVMERFTTLPIVETVLLKGSTKSSVRLRTGLQADLRVIEAARWGTALQYFTGSQQHNIQLREHALKRGYSLSEYALTQVETEKEILCATEEEVYTRLGLAYIPPELREGRGEIEAALEGRLPRLIEIHDLQGDLQVHSTWSDGQASIREMARAAKARGYRYMLLTDHSQSLGVAKGLTPERLWEQRREIEAVNAELGDGFRVLHGAEVEIRADGSLDYPDEVLAALDLVVASVHTGLRQDRERVTARFLAAIRHPYVHIIAHPTGRLLGEREGADADWEAILRAAAETGTLLEINANPARLDLPDGLARRALELGCKLVISTDAHSPGEFDLIHFGVAVARRAWATPEDIANTWPLERLLAWAKEKPRRLGRA is encoded by the coding sequence ATGGAACGGCGATGGACCAACCAGGAGATCGCGCAGATCTTCGAAAACATCGCCGATATGCTGGAGATCCAGGGGGAGATCCCCTACAAGGTCATGGCGTATCGGCGGGCGGCGGAGAACATCGCCGCCCTGGGACGGGACATCTACGATCTCTGGCAGGAAGGCGCCCTGCGCACCATCCCGGGCGTGGGCGAGGCCATTGAGGAGAAGATCGATCAGCTGCTCCGCACCGGCCGCCTCGAGCTTTACGAGCGCCTGAAATCCGAAATCCCCCAGAGCCTCCTGGAGATGCGCCAGATCCCCGACATGGGCCCCAAACGCATCAAGGCCGTATGGGAGAAGCTGGGGATCACCACGGTCGAGGAGCTGGAGGAGGCCGCCCGCGCGGGGAAGCTCCGAAGCCTGCCCGGCTTCGGCGCTAAGCTCGAGAGTAAGATCCTGGCCGGCATTGAGGCGGTCAAGCGCCGCAAGATCGCCGGACGGGTGCCGCTGGGCGTGGCATGGCCTCTGGCCCATGAGATCCTGAGCGCCCTCCGGGAGGTCCCCGGCGTGCAGCAGCTGGCCGCCGCCGGATCCTTCCGCCGGATGAAAGACACCATCGGCGACCTGGATTTCCTCGTGGCGGCCGATAACCCCGATGCGGTGATGGAGCGCTTCACCACGCTCCCCATCGTGGAGACGGTGCTTCTGAAGGGCTCCACGAAATCCAGCGTCCGCCTGCGGACCGGCTTGCAGGCCGACCTGCGGGTGATCGAGGCCGCACGCTGGGGGACGGCACTGCAATACTTCACGGGCAGCCAGCAGCACAACATCCAGCTGCGGGAACACGCCCTCAAGCGCGGCTACAGCCTCAGCGAATACGCCCTCACCCAGGTGGAGACCGAGAAAGAGATCCTGTGCGCGACGGAGGAAGAGGTTTACACCCGCCTGGGCCTGGCCTATATCCCGCCGGAGCTGCGGGAAGGACGGGGGGAAATCGAAGCCGCCCTGGAGGGCCGCCTCCCGCGGCTGATCGAGATCCATGATCTCCAGGGCGACCTGCAGGTCCACAGCACCTGGAGCGACGGCCAGGCTTCCATCCGGGAGATGGCCCGGGCGGCGAAGGCCAGGGGTTATCGTTACATGTTGCTGACCGACCATTCCCAGAGCCTGGGAGTGGCGAAAGGCCTGACGCCAGAACGGCTGTGGGAACAGCGCCGGGAGATCGAGGCCGTGAACGCCGAGCTGGGCGATGGGTTCCGCGTGCTCCACGGGGCGGAGGTGGAGATCCGGGCCGACGGCAGCCTCGATTACCCCGATGAGGTCCTGGCCGCCCTGGATCTGGTGGTCGCCTCCGTGCACACCGGCCTGCGACAGGATCGGGAACGGGTGACAGCCCGCTTCCTGGCCGCCATCCGCCATCCGTATGTTCACATCATCGCCCACCCGACCGGACGGTTGCTGGGGGAACGGGAGGGAGCGGATGCCGACTGGGAGGCCATCCTGCGGGCCGCCGCAGAGACCGGGACGTTGCTGGAGATCAATGCGAACCCGGCCCGGCTGGATCTCCCGGATGGGCTGGCCCGTCGGGCGTTGGAGCTGGGATGCAAACTTGTAATCAGCACCGATGCCCACAGCCCTGGGGAATTCGATCTGATCCACTTCGGTGTGGCCGTGGCCCGGCGGGCCTGGGCCACGCCGGAGGACATCGCCAACACCTGGCCGCTGGAGCGGCTGCTCGCCTGGGCCAAAGAGAAGCCGCGACGCCTGGGGCGCGCATAA